A window of the Sporosarcina sp. FSL K6-2383 genome harbors these coding sequences:
- a CDS encoding energy-coupling factor transporter ATPase, with protein MTRIRVENLTYKYPNTDTFALDDVSFTIEKGQFIGITGMNTAGKTTLCYALSGLIPHFFKGAYGGDVFIGEMEVFTHDISDITAKVGLIFENPFSQMTGAKFTVYDEIAFGLENLGIPREEMHERIQESMRLLDIEGLRDNNPFSLSGGQMQRVAIASVIAMKPDILILDEPTSQLDPQGSEEVFRVVENLSKEGMTIIMVEQKMEKLAAYADRVFLMHGGKLIDTGTPAEIFSRDDLQSFGVKPPIYTTVARALQLRNEETGLYPISLDEMPSNGIDSDSIQLKGELVIESDSPEILVTDLHFNYTKDSPILQGINVTFQGEPTAIIGQNGAGKTTFVKLLKSLLKPNAGNLMINGNNIKNMTAAKLAGTIGLVFQNPNDQIFKNNVLDEVMFGPLNIGQTPEVARTNAEKMLKLVGLLDKAEENPYDLSLAERKMIAVASILAMDTAIVIFDEPTMGQDAQGKAKLKEIIHGLHTQGKLVLCILHDMDFVAETFGRTVIFGSGKLLYDGPTRQAFAEQAILETARVEQPHLTQLTCKMGYDGVLLSIDEFVQ; from the coding sequence ATGACGCGTATTCGTGTAGAAAATCTTACATATAAATATCCGAACACCGACACCTTCGCACTGGACGATGTGTCTTTCACGATTGAAAAAGGACAATTCATTGGCATTACTGGCATGAATACGGCTGGAAAAACGACGCTATGCTATGCACTAAGCGGGCTTATTCCCCACTTTTTCAAGGGAGCATATGGTGGGGATGTTTTCATTGGTGAGATGGAAGTGTTCACACATGATATAAGCGATATTACGGCTAAAGTTGGGCTTATTTTTGAAAATCCGTTTTCCCAAATGACCGGTGCAAAATTTACTGTGTATGATGAAATTGCATTCGGCCTTGAAAACCTCGGTATCCCGCGCGAAGAAATGCATGAACGTATCCAAGAAAGTATGCGACTGCTTGATATCGAAGGATTGCGAGATAACAATCCATTTTCGCTTTCCGGTGGACAAATGCAACGTGTTGCGATTGCCAGTGTCATTGCCATGAAGCCGGATATTTTAATTCTGGATGAGCCAACCTCACAGCTTGACCCACAGGGTTCAGAGGAAGTATTTCGCGTGGTTGAAAACCTGTCGAAGGAAGGCATGACGATTATTATGGTCGAGCAAAAAATGGAGAAACTTGCCGCCTATGCCGACAGAGTTTTCTTGATGCATGGCGGAAAATTGATTGATACCGGCACACCAGCAGAAATTTTTTCACGTGATGATTTGCAGTCGTTCGGTGTAAAACCACCTATCTATACGACTGTTGCGAGGGCTCTTCAACTGCGCAATGAAGAGACTGGACTCTACCCCATTTCCCTTGATGAAATGCCTAGCAATGGCATCGATAGCGACAGCATTCAATTAAAAGGTGAGCTAGTAATTGAAAGTGATTCTCCTGAAATACTTGTCACTGATTTGCATTTTAATTACACAAAGGATAGCCCTATCTTACAAGGCATTAACGTGACATTTCAGGGTGAACCTACCGCGATTATCGGGCAAAATGGCGCGGGGAAAACAACTTTCGTCAAATTGCTAAAATCGTTATTAAAACCAAATGCCGGCAATCTGATGATCAATGGAAACAATATAAAAAACATGACTGCAGCAAAACTTGCTGGTACAATTGGGCTCGTTTTTCAAAATCCAAACGACCAGATTTTCAAAAATAATGTGTTGGATGAAGTGATGTTCGGACCACTGAACATCGGACAAACACCAGAAGTTGCACGGACCAATGCAGAGAAAATGCTGAAGCTGGTTGGTTTGTTGGATAAAGCTGAAGAAAATCCATATGATTTAAGTCTCGCTGAACGGAAAATGATTGCTGTTGCATCCATCCTTGCCATGGATACGGCTATCGTGATTTTCGACGAACCAACGATGGGGCAAGACGCGCAGGGGAAAGCAAAGTTAAAAGAAATTATTCACGGACTGCATACACAGGGTAAACTCGTGCTATGTATTTTACATGACATGGATTTTGTAGCTGAAACATTCGGGCGAACAGTTATCTTTGGTAGTGGAAAACTGCTATACGATGGGCCAACACGCCAAGCGTTCGCAGAGCAAGCCATTCTCGAAACGGCACGGGTGGAGCAGCCCCATCTTACGCAGCTTACTTGTAAAATGGGCTACGACGGGGTTTTATTGTCGATTGATGAATTTGTACAATGA
- a CDS encoding energy-coupling factor transporter transmembrane component T produces MTLYVQKDSVIHDVDPLSKLLFVFISIALTYIVPNHLFVIGVLTFTLLLLLAGKVLQYILPVVALSMLLIVSIIIVQGFFHPDRATVLFEIGPLPIYKEGFAFALLLTLRIINMVCAFGVLILTTKPDNLVESLIHKGMSPKIGYVLLSVLQIIPQMMAMTGKITDAQRARGMETEGKLVTRIKSFIPLLGPVVLNSLNDTRERSIALEIRGFNAKGKKTFLNETSYYKYGFQLKILLVCILLAVIVWRIIL; encoded by the coding sequence TATTTGTCTTTATCTCCATCGCATTGACGTACATTGTTCCGAATCATCTATTCGTCATCGGTGTCTTGACGTTTACGCTCCTTCTACTACTTGCCGGCAAAGTACTTCAGTACATTTTGCCGGTTGTTGCACTTAGTATGCTGTTAATCGTTTCAATTATTATCGTGCAAGGCTTCTTCCACCCCGACCGCGCAACCGTTTTGTTTGAAATCGGTCCTTTACCTATTTATAAAGAAGGTTTCGCTTTCGCACTGTTGCTGACCCTCCGGATTATCAATATGGTTTGTGCATTTGGTGTTCTCATCCTAACAACTAAACCGGATAATCTTGTTGAATCGCTTATTCATAAAGGCATGTCGCCCAAAATTGGCTATGTGTTGCTATCTGTCTTGCAGATTATCCCGCAAATGATGGCGATGACAGGCAAAATCACCGATGCACAGCGCGCTCGTGGAATGGAAACGGAAGGTAAATTAGTAACGCGGATAAAATCATTCATCCCTCTTCTCGGTCCCGTCGTTCTTAATTCATTGAACGACACGCGTGAACGGTCGATTGCACTTGAAATACGCGGATTTAACGCCAAAGGGAAGAAAACTTTTTTGAATGAAACCTCGTATTATAAATACGGCTTTCAGCTAAAAATATTGCTTGTCTGCATACTGCTTGCTGTCATCGTTTGGAGGATAATCTTATGA
- a CDS encoding BMP family ABC transporter substrate-binding protein, which yields MKNKIIVVLFITLLLGACGLEERNPLEGKVKVGVMLSENGLGDQSFSDLAFAGLMKARDEDGIVVEYLELADTGTYESGFEQLANNGNDLVFALGFTGQEALEKVAQAYPQQSFVLVDAVSEMNNITSITFKENEGSVLAGIVAATVSETQTIGFIGGVEAPLIQRFEQGFVQGAKSVNPTIEIMTEYAGSFDNDALGAEIAANMIDSQADVLYAAAGFTGVGMLQEAEKQGVYAIGVDSDQYFYAEKAVITSMMKKIDLALFDIIHAYKETGEIPSGHVELGLAENAVGLAPFRVLDLTQEDQNRLDGYLEKATSEMK from the coding sequence ATGAAAAATAAAATAATAGTTGTTTTATTTATAACACTGTTACTTGGGGCCTGTGGTCTAGAAGAAAGAAATCCGCTTGAAGGGAAAGTGAAGGTTGGCGTTATGCTTTCTGAAAACGGCCTTGGAGATCAATCATTTTCGGATTTGGCTTTTGCGGGTTTGATGAAGGCGCGAGATGAAGATGGTATTGTTGTCGAATACTTAGAGCTTGCAGATACAGGCACGTATGAAAGTGGATTTGAACAACTAGCTAACAACGGAAATGATTTAGTGTTCGCGCTTGGATTTACCGGCCAAGAAGCACTTGAAAAAGTAGCACAAGCCTATCCGCAACAATCCTTCGTTTTGGTTGACGCGGTATCGGAAATGAACAATATTACTTCAATTACCTTCAAGGAAAACGAGGGAAGTGTTCTAGCGGGTATAGTTGCGGCGACGGTGTCGGAAACGCAGACAATCGGTTTTATTGGTGGCGTAGAAGCCCCACTCATTCAACGTTTTGAGCAAGGCTTCGTGCAAGGCGCAAAATCAGTGAATCCAACGATTGAAATTATGACTGAATACGCCGGAAGCTTCGATAATGATGCACTTGGAGCAGAAATTGCAGCAAATATGATTGATAGTCAGGCGGACGTTCTGTATGCTGCGGCTGGATTTACAGGAGTTGGCATGCTGCAAGAAGCTGAAAAACAGGGTGTCTACGCAATTGGGGTAGATAGTGATCAATACTTTTACGCAGAAAAAGCTGTCATTACATCGATGATGAAGAAGATCGATCTTGCCTTATTTGATATTATCCATGCCTATAAAGAAACTGGGGAAATCCCATCAGGTCATGTTGAGCTTGGGCTTGCGGAAAATGCGGTTGGACTCGCTCCATTCCGTGTTCTCGATTTAACGCAGGAGGACCAAAATAGACTGGACGGATACTTAGAAAAAGCTACTTCGGAAATGAAATAG
- a CDS encoding methyl-accepting chemotaxis protein has translation MNMTIKKKILLNSLSVLGLSIVMIAVIIFRMMAIQNTSSDYVNVLLAVHDVNAETKATMNSLNTLAYNMTDGNKENVRNQLDSTTLAFEAAGSLVKEKEARAILVEAQEKFVVLKEAALAAVEENNSAEINRQSLRNVGIVNDIYMVDLYTSAHYDYLQELLAKQIKDVITFAVLGTIFVIVGTIVIVLRLANAVTNPLKKLAANAEEIAAGNLVVEEIHYDKKDELGQLNHSFTTMTDQLRTLLQSIDAASRNVDNYAKELEDENSYLAEASNQVTLSTEELAKGTQSISEDLQSSVELIEQMNHEFGTNVDRARNSAKQAAMANQAIVEGRGAIDEQRVLIDNNNEASKSIEKATEQFTQYAGSIEEMAKTVSDIAAQTNLLALNAAIEAARAGEAGKGFAVVADEVRKLADASTAATVQIFDMVNLIKGGLSSIAESVGKGVEIATAQDDNVTRTLNAFTNIEDKMDSITGALEDLVAGVDTSQKFNNTVLENTENISAVVEQTAAGSEEISASAEEQLNSIGKVVDKVTALRELTEDLNTMISRFKL, from the coding sequence ATGAACATGACCATTAAGAAAAAGATATTACTCAATTCACTCTCCGTGCTCGGTCTTTCTATAGTAATGATAGCGGTAATTATATTTAGAATGATGGCGATTCAAAATACAAGCAGTGATTATGTAAATGTCCTATTAGCAGTCCATGATGTGAATGCTGAAACGAAAGCAACAATGAATAGCTTGAATACGCTCGCTTATAATATGACTGACGGTAATAAGGAAAATGTGCGTAATCAGCTTGATTCGACAACATTAGCATTTGAAGCCGCTGGGAGCCTGGTAAAAGAGAAAGAAGCACGTGCTATTTTAGTAGAAGCACAGGAGAAATTTGTTGTATTGAAAGAAGCAGCACTAGCGGCAGTTGAAGAGAACAATTCTGCAGAAATCAATCGACAATCCCTCCGGAATGTAGGGATCGTTAACGATATTTATATGGTAGATCTTTATACATCTGCACACTACGATTATTTACAAGAATTGCTCGCAAAACAAATTAAGGACGTCATTACATTTGCTGTACTTGGTACTATATTTGTCATAGTAGGAACGATTGTGATTGTTCTTCGATTGGCGAATGCTGTAACAAATCCACTGAAGAAGCTAGCAGCGAATGCAGAGGAAATTGCAGCGGGAAACCTAGTTGTAGAGGAAATCCACTACGATAAAAAAGATGAATTGGGACAGTTGAATCATTCATTTACAACGATGACTGACCAGCTTCGCACTCTCCTCCAATCAATTGATGCTGCGAGTCGAAATGTGGATAACTATGCAAAAGAATTGGAAGATGAAAATAGTTATCTTGCTGAAGCAAGTAATCAAGTGACGCTTTCAACGGAAGAGCTCGCGAAGGGAACACAAAGTATTTCTGAGGATCTACAAAGTTCGGTAGAGCTCATTGAGCAGATGAATCATGAATTTGGAACAAACGTTGATCGTGCTAGAAATTCTGCAAAACAAGCAGCAATGGCCAATCAGGCAATTGTAGAAGGCCGTGGAGCAATTGATGAGCAGCGTGTGCTAATCGACAACAATAACGAAGCGTCGAAATCAATCGAAAAAGCAACTGAACAATTTACACAATATGCCGGGAGCATCGAAGAGATGGCGAAAACCGTTTCTGATATTGCGGCGCAGACAAACTTACTCGCTTTAAATGCTGCAATTGAAGCAGCCCGGGCTGGAGAAGCAGGGAAAGGATTTGCTGTCGTTGCTGATGAAGTGAGAAAACTGGCAGATGCTTCTACTGCGGCGACCGTACAGATTTTTGATATGGTCAATCTTATCAAAGGTGGGCTAAGCTCGATTGCGGAATCAGTAGGAAAAGGTGTGGAAATTGCGACAGCCCAAGATGATAACGTGACACGTACGCTCAATGCCTTCACAAATATTGAAGATAAAATGGATAGCATTACGGGGGCATTGGAAGATCTTGTAGCAGGTGTGGACACGTCGCAGAAATTTAATAATACAGTTCTAGAAAATACAGAAAACATCAGTGCCGTTGTCGAACAGACGGCTGCCGGTAGTGAAGAGATTTCTGCATCTGCGGAAGAACAACTTAACTCCATCGGAAAAGTTGTGGATAAGGTGACTGCCTTACGTGAATTAACGGAGGACCTAAATACAATGATTTCAAGATTCAAATTATAA